In Methylocystis echinoides, one genomic interval encodes:
- a CDS encoding metalloregulator ArsR/SmtB family transcription factor, with protein sequence MTEPHILRLEPALAALNAAAEETRLRLLALLSQSELTVSEVVAILGQSQPRVSRHLKLLVEAGLVERRREGAWAFFRLAPGGAAGALARDLSAWLDPRDPVLGEDRARLADVRQARAENAARYFAAHAAEWDDIRSLHAPEALVEAAMRDAVGDAPLRCVLDLGAGAGRMLELFAPLAERAIGVDLSTAMLAVARGRMEETGLRNIELRQGDIYALPVERNSVDLAIMHQVLHYLDDPARALREAARVLAPGGRLLVVDFAPHQEEALRDKHAHRRLGFSKDEIAGLIAQAGLDTVLHRELAPDAREGAKLTVSLWLARDPRVIADKIPASSYEIV encoded by the coding sequence ATGACCGAACCGCACATTCTCAGGCTCGAGCCGGCGCTCGCGGCGCTCAACGCCGCCGCCGAAGAGACGCGGTTACGCCTCCTTGCGCTTCTGTCGCAATCCGAACTCACGGTCAGCGAGGTGGTGGCCATTCTCGGCCAGTCGCAGCCGCGCGTCTCGCGCCATCTCAAGCTTCTGGTTGAAGCAGGCCTCGTCGAGCGGCGCCGCGAGGGCGCCTGGGCCTTCTTCCGCCTCGCGCCCGGCGGCGCGGCGGGGGCGCTCGCCCGCGACTTGTCAGCCTGGCTCGATCCACGCGATCCAGTCCTCGGCGAAGATCGGGCGCGGCTCGCCGACGTGCGCCAAGCCCGCGCCGAAAACGCCGCCCGCTATTTCGCCGCCCATGCCGCCGAATGGGACGATATCCGCTCGCTGCACGCGCCCGAGGCGCTCGTCGAAGCGGCGATGCGCGACGCCGTCGGCGACGCGCCGCTGCGCTGCGTCCTCGATCTCGGCGCCGGCGCGGGGCGCATGCTCGAGCTCTTTGCGCCGCTGGCCGAACGCGCCATCGGCGTCGATCTCTCCACCGCCATGCTCGCCGTCGCGCGCGGCCGGATGGAGGAGACCGGACTGCGCAATATCGAACTGCGCCAGGGTGACATTTATGCGCTGCCGGTCGAGCGCAATTCGGTCGATCTCGCGATCATGCATCAGGTGCTGCATTATCTCGACGATCCCGCCCGCGCCCTGCGCGAGGCGGCGCGCGTGCTGGCGCCGGGCGGGCGCCTTCTCGTCGTGGATTTCGCTCCGCACCAGGAAGAGGCGCTACGCGACAAGCACGCCCATCGCCGGCTCGGCTTTTCAAAAGACGAGATCGCCGGGCTCATCGCCCAGGCGGGGCTCGACACGGTCCTGCACCGTGAGCTCGCGCCGGACGCCAGGGAAGGAGCCAAGCTCACCGTTTCCTTGTGGCTCGCGCGGGACCCGCGCGTCATCGCCGATAAGATACCCGCTTCTTCTTATGAGATCGTCTGA
- the metF gene encoding methylenetetrahydrofolate reductase [NAD(P)H], with product MFNALHPTAAGKQFKISYEFFPPKTAEMEKQLWESVKRLEALDPHFVSVTYGAGGSTRERTHAIVARIARETRMNPAAHLTCVSSSAAEIDEILHGYWEAGVRHIVALRGDPPTGVGAKFEPNPKGYASSCELVRGIRRLHDFEISVSTYPEGHPESSSVEQDLDALQVKIDAGATRAITQFFFDNDIYFRFLDKARARGVKIPIVPGIMPIRNFRQVASFAQKAGASVPRWVAERFEGLDDDPETRALVAATTAVEQVMGLARAGVDEFHFYTNNRADMVFAICHLLGVRPVREKAPA from the coding sequence ATGTTCAACGCGCTTCATCCTACCGCCGCCGGCAAGCAGTTTAAAATCTCCTATGAATTCTTTCCGCCCAAAACGGCGGAAATGGAGAAGCAGCTTTGGGAGTCGGTCAAACGGCTCGAGGCGCTCGATCCCCATTTCGTTTCCGTCACCTATGGCGCCGGCGGCTCGACGCGCGAACGCACCCACGCCATCGTGGCGCGCATCGCCCGCGAGACCCGGATGAACCCCGCCGCGCATTTGACCTGCGTCTCGTCGTCGGCCGCGGAAATCGATGAGATCTTGCATGGCTATTGGGAGGCGGGCGTCCGCCATATCGTCGCGCTGCGCGGCGATCCGCCCACCGGCGTCGGCGCGAAGTTCGAGCCCAACCCCAAAGGCTACGCCAGTTCCTGCGAACTCGTGCGGGGCATCCGCCGCCTGCACGATTTCGAAATTTCGGTTTCCACTTATCCCGAGGGCCACCCCGAAAGTTCGTCGGTCGAACAGGACCTCGACGCGTTGCAAGTGAAGATCGACGCGGGCGCGACGCGCGCCATCACGCAGTTCTTCTTCGACAACGACATCTACTTCCGCTTCCTCGACAAGGCGCGCGCCAGGGGCGTCAAAATCCCGATCGTGCCGGGCATCATGCCGATCCGCAATTTCCGCCAGGTCGCAAGTTTCGCGCAGAAGGCGGGCGCGAGCGTGCCGCGCTGGGTCGCCGAACGTTTCGAGGGTCTCGACGACGACCCCGAGACGCGCGCCCTCGTCGCCGCCACGACCGCCGTCGAACAGGTGATGGGCCTCGCCCGCGCCGGGGTCGACGAATTCCATTTCTACACCAACAATCGCGCCGACATGGTCTTCGCCATTTGCCATTTGCTCGGCGTCCGTCCCGTTCGCGAGAAAGCACCCGCATGA
- the metH gene encoding methionine synthase, which produces MTIDKAYGQNILKALEEAAQKRILILDGAMGTMIQRHNFEEADFRGERFKDHPKDLRGNNDLLILTQPEAIKAIHTAYLDAGADIIETNTFSSTTIAQADYGLESLAYELNYEGAKLARAAADAVAAKTGVRRFVAGSIGPTNRTASISPDVSNPGFRAVSFDELRAAYKEAALGLIAGGADVMLVETIFDTLNAKAAIYALEDAFDEVGTRLPIMISGTITDLSGRTLSGQTAIAFWNSLAHARPFSIGFNCALGAREMRQHIAEIGRVADTRVCAFPNAGLPNEFGLYDESPEYMAELVGEFAQAGLVNILGGCCGTTPDHIRAIADKVKGLAPRTVPKIEPLLRLAGLEPFALTKDIPFVNVGERTNVTGSAKFRKLITNGDYTAALDVARDQVANGAQVIDVNMDEGLLDSERAMVDFLNLLAAEPDIARVPVMVDSSKFEVIEAGLKCLQGKGVVNSISLKEGEEKFIAEAKKVRRYGAAVVVMAFDEKGQADTLQRKVEICKRAYQILTQEVGFPPQDIIFDPNIFAVATGIEEHENYGVDFIEAARSIKRDLPYAHVSGGVSNLSFSFRGNEPVREAMHSVFLFHAIQAGMDMGIVNAGQLAVYAEIDPELRELCEDVVLNRRKEATERLVEAAEKFKGAGAKSAEKDAAWREHSVEKRLEYALVNGITEYIESDVEEARAKSARPLDVIEGPLMAGMNVVGDLFGAGKMFLPQVVKSARVMKQAVAYLMPFMEKEKDARSSAGKILLATVKGDVHDIGKNIVGVVLGCNNFEVIDLGVMTPAAKILETAKKEKVDLIGLSGLITPSLDEMCFVASELEREGLDTPLLIGGATTSRVHTAVKISPNYRRGQAVYVTDASRAVGVAQALVSQKTRDDYMAETRAEYERVAEAHARAQADKQRVSLAQARANAYKIDWAAYAPVKPSFLGARAFASYDVAELIPYIDWTPFFQTWEFKGRYPALLDDPERGPAARRLFEDAQEMLKRIVAERWFTPKAVIGFWPANSVADDIALYTGESRNETLATFFTLRQQLGKRDGRANIALADFVAPRESGKADYVGAFVVTAGAEEAKIAARFARANDDYGSIMVKALADRIAEAFAERMHERVRREFWGHAKDESFSPQELINEPYAGIRPAPGYPAQPDHTEKATLFRLLEVEKRTGVKLTESFAMTPASSVSGLYIGHPQAHYFGVAKVERDQVEDYARRKGMAVSEVERWLAPILNYEPAALAAE; this is translated from the coding sequence ATGACCATTGATAAAGCTTACGGCCAGAACATCCTGAAGGCGCTGGAGGAAGCGGCGCAAAAGCGCATCCTCATTCTCGACGGCGCCATGGGCACGATGATCCAGCGTCACAACTTCGAGGAAGCGGATTTTCGCGGCGAAAGGTTCAAGGATCACCCGAAGGATCTGCGCGGCAATAACGACCTGCTGATCCTCACCCAGCCCGAAGCGATCAAGGCGATCCATACCGCCTACCTCGACGCGGGCGCGGACATCATCGAGACGAACACCTTCTCGTCGACGACGATCGCCCAGGCCGATTACGGACTGGAGTCGCTCGCTTATGAACTCAATTACGAAGGCGCGAAGCTCGCGCGCGCCGCCGCTGACGCCGTTGCGGCGAAGACGGGCGTGCGCCGCTTCGTCGCCGGCTCCATCGGCCCGACGAACCGCACCGCCTCAATCTCGCCCGACGTGTCGAACCCGGGCTTTCGCGCCGTGAGTTTCGACGAGCTGCGCGCCGCCTATAAGGAAGCGGCGCTCGGCCTCATCGCCGGCGGCGCCGACGTCATGCTGGTCGAAACCATCTTCGATACGCTCAACGCCAAGGCGGCGATCTATGCGCTCGAAGACGCGTTCGACGAAGTGGGAACGCGCTTGCCGATTATGATCTCGGGCACGATCACCGATCTTTCGGGCCGCACGCTCTCGGGCCAGACCGCGATCGCCTTCTGGAATTCGCTTGCCCACGCCAGGCCGTTCTCGATCGGCTTCAACTGTGCGCTCGGCGCGCGCGAGATGCGCCAGCATATCGCCGAGATCGGCCGCGTCGCCGACACGCGCGTCTGCGCCTTCCCCAACGCGGGCTTGCCCAATGAATTCGGACTCTACGACGAAAGCCCCGAATATATGGCGGAGCTCGTCGGCGAGTTTGCGCAGGCTGGCCTCGTCAATATTCTCGGCGGCTGCTGCGGCACGACGCCCGATCACATTCGCGCCATCGCCGACAAAGTAAAAGGCCTCGCGCCGCGCACCGTGCCGAAGATCGAGCCCCTGCTGCGGCTTGCCGGGCTCGAACCCTTCGCGCTGACGAAAGACATTCCCTTCGTCAATGTCGGCGAACGCACCAATGTCACGGGCTCGGCGAAGTTCCGCAAGCTCATCACCAATGGCGATTACACCGCGGCGCTCGACGTCGCGCGCGATCAGGTCGCCAATGGCGCGCAGGTGATCGACGTCAACATGGACGAGGGCCTGCTCGATTCTGAGCGCGCCATGGTCGACTTCCTCAATCTGCTCGCCGCCGAGCCGGACATCGCCCGCGTGCCGGTGATGGTCGACTCTTCGAAGTTCGAGGTGATCGAAGCCGGCCTGAAGTGCCTGCAGGGCAAGGGCGTCGTGAACTCCATTTCGCTGAAGGAAGGCGAAGAGAAATTCATCGCCGAGGCGAAGAAGGTGCGCCGCTACGGCGCCGCGGTCGTCGTCATGGCTTTCGATGAAAAAGGCCAGGCCGACACGCTGCAGCGCAAGGTCGAAATCTGCAAGCGCGCTTATCAGATCCTGACTCAAGAGGTGGGCTTCCCGCCGCAAGACATTATCTTCGATCCCAATATTTTCGCGGTCGCGACGGGCATCGAAGAGCATGAGAATTACGGCGTCGACTTCATCGAGGCGGCGCGAAGCATCAAGCGCGATTTGCCTTACGCTCATGTCTCGGGCGGCGTCTCAAATCTCTCCTTCTCGTTCCGCGGCAACGAGCCGGTGCGCGAGGCGATGCATTCCGTCTTCCTCTTCCACGCCATCCAGGCGGGGATGGATATGGGCATCGTCAACGCCGGCCAGCTCGCGGTTTACGCCGAGATCGACCCCGAGCTGCGCGAGCTTTGCGAAGACGTCGTGCTCAACCGCCGCAAGGAAGCGACCGAACGGCTCGTCGAAGCGGCGGAGAAGTTCAAGGGCGCGGGCGCCAAATCCGCGGAAAAGGACGCCGCCTGGCGCGAGCACAGCGTCGAAAAGCGTCTCGAATATGCGCTCGTCAACGGCATTACCGAATATATCGAGAGCGACGTCGAGGAAGCCCGCGCAAAATCGGCGCGTCCGCTCGACGTCATCGAAGGTCCGCTGATGGCCGGCATGAATGTCGTCGGCGATCTTTTCGGCGCCGGAAAAATGTTCCTGCCGCAGGTGGTGAAGTCGGCGCGCGTGATGAAACAGGCCGTCGCCTATCTCATGCCGTTCATGGAAAAGGAGAAGGACGCGCGCTCCTCAGCCGGCAAGATCCTGCTCGCGACGGTGAAGGGCGACGTTCACGACATCGGCAAGAACATCGTCGGCGTGGTGCTCGGCTGCAATAATTTCGAGGTAATCGACCTCGGCGTCATGACGCCGGCGGCGAAGATTCTCGAAACCGCGAAGAAAGAGAAAGTCGATCTCATCGGCCTTTCGGGACTCATCACGCCGTCGCTCGACGAAATGTGCTTCGTCGCTTCTGAACTCGAGCGCGAAGGGCTCGACACGCCGCTGCTCATCGGCGGCGCGACCACGAGCCGCGTGCATACGGCGGTGAAGATCAGCCCCAATTATCGACGCGGCCAGGCCGTCTACGTCACGGACGCGAGCCGCGCGGTCGGCGTCGCGCAAGCGCTGGTCTCGCAGAAGACGCGCGACGACTATATGGCCGAGACGCGCGCCGAATATGAACGGGTCGCCGAAGCCCATGCCCGTGCGCAGGCCGACAAGCAGCGCGTCTCGCTCGCGCAGGCGCGGGCCAACGCCTATAAGATCGACTGGGCGGCCTATGCGCCTGTCAAGCCGAGCTTCCTTGGCGCCCGCGCCTTTGCGAGCTACGACGTCGCGGAGCTCATTCCCTATATCGACTGGACGCCCTTCTTCCAGACCTGGGAATTCAAGGGCCGTTATCCGGCGCTGCTCGACGATCCGGAGCGCGGCCCGGCGGCGCGCCGTCTCTTCGAGGATGCGCAGGAAATGCTGAAGCGCATCGTTGCGGAGCGCTGGTTTACGCCGAAGGCCGTCATCGGCTTCTGGCCGGCGAACAGCGTTGCGGACGACATCGCGCTCTATACGGGCGAGTCGCGCAACGAGACGCTCGCGACCTTCTTCACTTTGCGCCAGCAGCTCGGCAAACGCGACGGCAGGGCGAATATTGCGCTCGCCGATTTCGTCGCGCCGAGAGAGAGCGGCAAGGCCGATTACGTCGGCGCCTTCGTCGTCACCGCCGGCGCGGAGGAGGCGAAGATCGCCGCGCGCTTCGCCCGCGCCAATGACGACTATGGCTCCATCATGGTGAAGGCGCTGGCCGACCGCATCGCCGAAGCCTTCGCCGAGCGCATGCATGAGCGCGTGCGCCGCGAATTCTGGGGCCATGCGAAGGACGAGTCGTTTTCGCCGCAGGAGCTCATCAACGAGCCTTACGCCGGCATTCGCCCGGCGCCCGGCTATCCGGCGCAGCCCGATCATACCGAAAAGGCGACCCTCTTCCGTCTGCTCGAGGTCGAAAAACGCACGGGCGTGAAGCTCACCGAAAGCTTCGCCATGACCCCGGCCTCGTCCGTCAGCGGTCTCTACATCGGGCATCCGCAGGCGCATTATTTCGGCGTCGCCAAGGTCGAACGCGACCAGGTCGAGGATTACGCGCGCCGCAAGGGCATGGCGGTTTCGGAGGTCGAGCGCTGGCTGGCGCCGATCCTCAATTACGAACCGGCGGCGCTCGCCGCGGAGTAA
- the queE gene encoding 7-carboxy-7-deazaguanine synthase gives MAYSVKEAFKTLQGEGRQAGRAAVFCRFAGCNLWSGREEDRASAQCLFCDTDFVGTDGEGGGKFADAQGLAAHLAALWGEGRDDRFTVLTGGEPMLQIDAPLIDALHAQGFEIAVETNGAIAAAPGLDWICVSPKAGTPLRQTRGDELKLVFPQPGAEPSLYEGLEFRHFLLQPMDGPEILRNTRAAVDYCLAHPRWRLSLQTHKMIGVK, from the coding sequence ATGGCCTATTCAGTCAAGGAAGCCTTCAAGACATTGCAGGGGGAGGGGCGCCAGGCCGGCCGCGCCGCCGTCTTCTGCCGTTTCGCCGGCTGCAATTTGTGGAGCGGGCGCGAGGAAGACCGCGCCAGCGCTCAATGCCTGTTCTGCGATACGGATTTCGTCGGGACCGACGGCGAGGGCGGCGGCAAATTCGCCGACGCCCAGGGGCTCGCGGCGCATCTGGCGGCGCTCTGGGGCGAGGGGAGGGACGACCGCTTCACGGTGCTGACCGGGGGCGAACCCATGCTTCAGATCGACGCGCCCTTGATCGACGCCCTGCACGCGCAGGGTTTCGAGATCGCCGTCGAGACCAATGGCGCGATCGCCGCCGCGCCCGGCCTCGACTGGATCTGCGTTTCGCCCAAGGCCGGAACGCCGCTCAGACAGACGCGCGGCGACGAGCTGAAGCTCGTCTTTCCCCAGCCAGGGGCGGAGCCGTCGCTTTATGAGGGGCTCGAGTTCCGCCATTTCCTGCTTCAGCCCATGGACGGCCCGGAGATTCTGCGCAATACGAGGGCCGCGGTCGACTACTGCCTCGCGCATCCGCGCTGGCGCCTGTCGCTGCAAACCCACAAGATGATCGGGGTCAAGTGA
- a CDS encoding 6-carboxytetrahydropterin synthase produces MATFEVYREFYFEAAHALYDPEAKDGGKYRNLHGHSFRVRVSLRGERHPEEQWVMDLGKLGRRLAELREKLDHSFLNDLEGLGKPTLENLCLYVWRELRPDAPGLCEVGIFRDSCFEGCVYRGD; encoded by the coding sequence GTGGCGACGTTCGAAGTCTACCGCGAGTTTTATTTCGAGGCGGCGCACGCCCTTTACGATCCGGAGGCGAAGGACGGCGGCAAATACCGCAATCTGCACGGCCATTCCTTCCGCGTGCGCGTGAGCCTGCGCGGCGAGCGCCACCCCGAGGAACAGTGGGTGATGGATCTTGGAAAGCTTGGCCGTCGCCTCGCCGAACTGCGCGAGAAGCTCGACCATTCCTTCCTCAATGATCTGGAAGGGCTCGGCAAGCCGACGCTCGAAAACCTTTGTCTTTACGTCTGGCGGGAGCTTCGCCCCGACGCGCCGGGCCTCTGCGAAGTCGGCATATTCCGCGACAGCTGCTTCGAGGGCTGCGTCTATCGCGGCGACTAG
- a CDS encoding YbdD/YjiX family protein encodes MSCCSLPGLDLAKIAAKLRDGARLMVGQGDYDAYVAHARAAHRGRPVMTREEFFRARENARFGVGGERAFRCC; translated from the coding sequence ATGAGCTGCTGCAGCCTGCCGGGGCTTGATCTCGCCAAGATCGCCGCGAAACTGCGGGACGGCGCGCGGCTGATGGTCGGGCAGGGCGATTACGACGCTTATGTCGCCCATGCCCGCGCCGCGCATCGGGGTCGACCGGTCATGACCCGCGAGGAGTTCTTCCGCGCGCGGGAAAACGCCCGTTTCGGCGTGGGCGGCGAACGGGCGTTCCGCTGCTGTTAG
- a CDS encoding CoA-transferase → MANNKVISADEAIALIRDNDVVTTTGFVQSCIPEALHAALEKRFVETQHPRDLTLIMTAGAGDSKGLGTGRFHHEGLLKRVIAANFGRMPKVAQAAQENKILGYNLPQGVISQLYRACAAGQPGLFSKVGLYTYVDPRFGGGKVNEVTTEDIVKYHNIQGEEWLFYIATKIDVAFIRGTSADPSGNISMEKEALVLDNLAQAMAAHNNGGLVIAQVERIVEQGSIKPKDVHVPGILVSAVVVADQPEMHRMNYGVMYNAALAGEVRVPVEKLAKMPLDERKVIARRAAFELPPNGVVNLGVGAPEGIAAVANEEKLTPYITLTTEAGAIGGVLASGSSFGAATNADSIIQQNQQFDFYDGGGLDMTCLGMAECDLQGNVNTSKFGGRLNGCGGFINISQNARLVVFAGTFTNGGLRVEIADGKVNIAQEGRNKKFLNSVEQITFSGKFAQKRKQPVYYVTERCVFQLKDKGLELVEIAPGIDIDKHILPFMSFKPIINEPELMDKRIFIDEPMDLINDLLNLNLDQRISYDPARNILFLNLEGWHARTKKDIDEMRKALVTACEKVGKRVNSVVNHDGARINEALYDDYAEMIEYLSQHYYLTTTRYATSAFARMKMKEAMAKRGLQPHVFERREAAETFLQVVASEEEKAPA, encoded by the coding sequence ATGGCGAACAACAAGGTCATCAGCGCCGACGAGGCGATTGCGCTCATCCGCGACAACGACGTCGTCACCACCACGGGCTTCGTCCAGAGCTGCATTCCCGAGGCGCTGCACGCCGCCCTGGAAAAGCGCTTCGTCGAGACGCAGCATCCGCGCGACCTCACTCTCATCATGACCGCGGGCGCCGGCGACTCCAAGGGCCTCGGCACCGGCCGCTTTCACCATGAAGGTCTGTTGAAGCGCGTCATCGCCGCCAATTTCGGGCGCATGCCGAAGGTCGCCCAGGCCGCCCAGGAAAACAAGATTCTGGGCTACAACCTGCCCCAGGGCGTCATCTCGCAGCTTTATCGCGCCTGCGCCGCCGGCCAGCCCGGACTCTTCTCCAAGGTGGGCCTCTACACTTACGTCGATCCCCGCTTTGGCGGCGGCAAGGTCAACGAGGTAACGACCGAGGACATCGTCAAATATCACAATATACAGGGCGAGGAGTGGCTCTTCTATATCGCCACCAAGATCGACGTCGCCTTCATCCGCGGCACCTCGGCCGATCCTTCCGGCAATATCAGCATGGAGAAGGAGGCGCTCGTCCTCGACAATCTGGCGCAGGCCATGGCCGCCCACAATAATGGCGGCCTCGTCATTGCGCAGGTCGAGCGCATCGTCGAACAGGGGTCGATCAAACCCAAGGACGTGCATGTGCCGGGCATTTTGGTGTCCGCCGTCGTCGTCGCCGATCAGCCGGAAATGCACCGGATGAATTACGGCGTGATGTATAATGCGGCGCTCGCCGGCGAAGTTCGCGTGCCGGTCGAGAAGCTCGCCAAAATGCCGCTCGACGAGCGCAAGGTGATCGCCCGCCGCGCCGCCTTCGAACTGCCGCCGAACGGCGTCGTAAACCTCGGCGTCGGCGCGCCGGAAGGCATCGCCGCCGTCGCCAATGAAGAAAAGCTCACGCCCTATATCACGCTGACGACGGAAGCCGGCGCGATCGGCGGCGTGCTCGCCTCGGGATCGAGCTTCGGCGCCGCCACCAACGCCGACAGCATCATCCAGCAGAACCAGCAGTTCGACTTCTATGACGGCGGCGGTCTCGACATGACCTGCCTCGGCATGGCCGAATGCGACCTGCAAGGCAACGTCAACACGTCGAAATTCGGCGGCCGCCTCAACGGCTGCGGCGGCTTCATCAACATCAGCCAGAATGCGCGGCTCGTCGTCTTCGCCGGCACCTTCACCAATGGCGGGCTGCGGGTCGAGATCGCCGACGGCAAGGTGAACATCGCCCAGGAGGGCCGCAACAAGAAGTTTCTGAACTCCGTCGAGCAGATCACCTTCTCGGGCAAGTTCGCGCAGAAGCGCAAACAGCCGGTCTATTATGTGACCGAACGCTGCGTCTTCCAGCTCAAGGACAAGGGCCTGGAGCTCGTCGAGATCGCGCCCGGCATCGACATCGACAAGCACATTCTGCCGTTCATGTCCTTCAAGCCGATCATCAACGAGCCGGAATTGATGGACAAGCGCATCTTCATCGACGAGCCGATGGACCTCATCAACGATCTGCTGAACCTCAACCTCGATCAGCGCATCAGCTACGATCCGGCGCGCAATATTCTGTTCCTCAATCTCGAGGGCTGGCATGCGCGCACCAAGAAAGACATCGACGAGATGCGCAAGGCGCTGGTCACCGCCTGCGAGAAGGTCGGCAAGCGCGTCAATTCCGTGGTCAACCACGACGGCGCGCGGATCAACGAGGCGCTCTACGACGATTACGCCGAGATGATCGAATATTTGAGCCAGCACTACTATCTGACCACGACGCGCTATGCGACGAGCGCCTTCGCCCGCATGAAGATGAAGGAGGCCATGGCCAAGCGCGGCCTGCAGCCCCACGTCTTCGAACGCCGCGAAGCCGCCGAGACCTTCCTCCAGGTCGTCGCCAGCGAAGAAGAAAAGGCCCCGGCGTAA
- a CDS encoding carbon starvation CstA family protein has translation MSRIVGKHPLSFASWALVFLLALYALYTLATARGEPVNAMWLVTAAIGVYAIGYRFYSRFIADTVLRLDATRRTPAHRRNDGLDYVPTDKWVLFGHHFAAIAGAGPLVGPVLAAQMGYLPGTLWLLTGVIFAGAVQDFLVLFISTRRDGRSLGDLIKTEMGDAPGVIAMVGILSIMIILLAVLALVVVKALADSPWGAFTVFATLPIAVFMGVYGRYLRPGRIGEMSAIGFALLILSIAFGRTVAENATLATLFTYKGETLAFMLIAYGFVASVLPVWLLLAPRDYLSTFLKIGTILSLALGIFIVWPDLQLPAVSRFIDGTGPVFAGSVFPFLFITIACGAVSGFHALVASGTTPKMIADETQTRIIGYGAMLMESFVAIMALIAASVLEPGVYFAMNSAPAVIGATPDAAAAAISSWGFAVTPETLAGVAQEVGEKSILSRTGGAPTLAVGMAKILSSVIGGSTAMSFWYHFAILFEALFILTTIDAGTRVARFMIQDLIGAFVPAFRQTQAWGPNLVATGIAVTGWGYFLYQGVIDPLGGINTLWPLFGIANQMLAAMALTLCVVVLYRMKRERYAFVAIIPTAWLYICTMTAGLEKIFHDDPRIGFLAHARKFSAALDKGQLLAPAKTLDEMRRVIFNDYVDASLCAIYIVLVLSLLGFALRAIRAARAATTVTTRESEDELLQPAGA, from the coding sequence ATGTCTCGGATCGTTGGCAAGCATCCTCTCTCTTTCGCGTCCTGGGCGCTGGTTTTCCTGTTGGCGCTCTATGCGCTCTATACGCTCGCGACGGCCCGCGGCGAACCGGTCAACGCCATGTGGCTCGTCACCGCGGCGATCGGCGTCTACGCCATCGGCTACCGCTTCTATTCGCGCTTCATCGCGGACACGGTTCTGCGGCTCGACGCGACGCGACGCACGCCAGCGCATCGGCGCAATGACGGTCTCGACTATGTGCCAACGGATAAATGGGTGCTCTTTGGCCATCATTTCGCGGCCATCGCCGGCGCCGGCCCCTTGGTCGGCCCCGTGCTCGCGGCGCAGATGGGCTATCTGCCCGGGACGCTGTGGCTGCTCACGGGCGTGATTTTCGCGGGCGCGGTGCAGGATTTTCTCGTCCTCTTCATCTCGACGCGCCGCGACGGACGTTCGCTCGGCGATCTCATCAAGACCGAGATGGGCGATGCGCCCGGCGTCATCGCCATGGTCGGCATACTCTCGATCATGATCATCCTGCTCGCCGTGCTGGCGCTCGTCGTCGTCAAGGCGCTGGCCGACAGCCCCTGGGGGGCCTTTACGGTTTTCGCGACCTTGCCGATCGCCGTCTTCATGGGCGTCTATGGCCGCTACCTGCGGCCCGGCCGAATCGGCGAAATGTCGGCGATCGGCTTTGCGCTGCTCATCCTGAGCATCGCCTTCGGCCGCACGGTCGCCGAGAACGCGACGCTCGCGACGCTCTTTACCTATAAGGGCGAGACGCTCGCCTTCATGCTCATCGCCTATGGCTTCGTCGCCTCGGTGCTGCCCGTGTGGCTCCTGCTCGCGCCGCGCGACTATCTCTCGACCTTCCTGAAAATCGGCACGATCCTGTCGCTGGCGCTCGGCATCTTCATCGTCTGGCCCGATCTGCAATTGCCGGCCGTGAGCCGCTTCATCGACGGCACGGGCCCGGTCTTCGCCGGCAGCGTGTTTCCGTTCCTGTTCATCACCATCGCCTGCGGCGCGGTCTCCGGCTTCCACGCGCTGGTCGCGTCGGGCACGACGCCGAAGATGATCGCCGACGAAACGCAGACGCGCATCATCGGCTATGGCGCCATGCTGATGGAGAGCTTCGTCGCCATCATGGCGTTGATCGCCGCGAGCGTATTGGAGCCCGGCGTCTATTTCGCGATGAACAGCGCGCCGGCGGTCATCGGCGCGACGCCGGACGCCGCCGCGGCGGCGATCTCCTCATGGGGATTCGCAGTGACGCCGGAGACGCTCGCCGGCGTGGCGCAGGAAGTGGGCGAGAAAAGCATTTTGTCGCGCACCGGCGGCGCGCCGACGCTCGCCGTCGGCATGGCGAAAATTCTTTCCTCCGTCATCGGCGGCTCGACCGCCATGTCTTTCTGGTACCATTTCGCCATCCTCTTTGAAGCGCTGTTCATCCTCACGACCATCGACGCCGGCACGCGCGTCGCGCGCTTCATGATCCAGGACCTGATCGGCGCTTTCGTTCCGGCCTTCCGGCAGACCCAGGCCTGGGGCCCCAATCTCGTCGCGACCGGCATTGCGGTCACTGGCTGGGGTTATTTCCTCTATCAGGGCGTCATCGACCCGCTCGGCGGCATCAATACGCTGTGGCCGCTCTTCGGCATCGCCAATCAGATGCTCGCGGCGATGGCGCTGACGCTCTGCGTCGTCGTGCTCTATCGCATGAAGCGCGAACGTTACGCCTTCGTCGCCATCATCCCGACCGCCTGGCTCTACATCTGCACCATGACGGCGGGCTTGGAAAAAATCTTCCACGACGATCCGCGCATCGGCTTTCTGGCGCACGCCCGGAAATTTTCGGCGGCGCTCGACAAGGGCCAATTGCTCGCGCCGGCGAAAACGCTCGACGAGATGCGTCGCGTGATCTTCAACGACTATGTCGACGCCAGCCTTTGCGCGATCTACATCGTGCTGGTTCTGTCCCTTCTCGGCTTCGCGCTCCGCGCCATCCGCGCGGCGCGCGCTGCAACGACCGTCACGACGCGGGAGAGCGAAGATGAGCTGCTGCAGCCTGCCGGGGCTTGA